In Crinalium epipsammum PCC 9333, the genomic window TCTAATGCTGGCGTAACTAACAGCAACAAATCCGCAGTGGTAGCATAATCAATAACTTGTTCCCGTAAATCTTCACGGTTAACTTGTTCATACCCTGGCGTATCCCAAAGTGTCAGCGTTTCTCCTGTTTCTACCTGCCAATGGTAATTTTGAATTTTATCAGTACTTGGTAAAATATCAACTTCTGCTAAATCTGCTTGAAACAGGGTATTAATTAAACTACTTTTTCCCGCACCTGTGCGCCCCGCCAAGATGATATTGACAGGTTTTTGTTCAACTTGCTCAACTGGTTCTGCTTTCGTCAGAATGTCTCGCAGGGTTTGCGTTTTAGCCTTGGGTAAAGTTGGACTGGGAACGGATAATTCTGTAGTTGTTAATGTGTCACCACTGTAGAGTGCGATCGCCTGCCGACATAAATTTCTTAGTGCAGCTTCCCGCAGCAGTTGACTCACATTGACTAACAATTGCTGAGAAGCTTGGTTATTGTAAGGCTTAGTAGCTGTCTTTGCCACTGCTGCCACAGGATTTAATACCCACTGCGCCCAATTCCATACTTGCCAAAGTTTACGAGCAGACGGTTCTAACTTACGATAAACCTCATAAGCTTCATAAGCTTGCCCAACCGTAGCTTGATTTAAAGCAGGGGATAATTGCTGAATCCAGCGATCTAAATCATCAACTGTTCCTCGGATTAGGGTGTAAACCTGGGGAATATAAATGTTGAGTAGGGGATACTTTAATTCAGGATTGTATATTTGTGCGATCGCAGCCACAAGTTCTTGACAACGCTGCCAAAAAGTTTGCCAATCTTCCCAAATAGGGCGATCGCTTTGTGCTGTTGTTAAGATTTCTTGCAGTGCTACTTCTGCTTTACTAGCAGTATCATTTCCCTCTGCTTGCAGTTTTGCATCCCCAGAAGCAGATGCTAAATCTTTACTAACCTGCGCGATTACAGATTCCATCTCATCAACCATAGGTTGAGTCCATTTCACCAGCAACCAACGCCAACCTAATAAAATGACGGTAAATATACCCCAGATCCAATTAATCCGCCATTCGTGAATTTGTAATCCAGCCGCCACCAACAAAAAACCGATAATTGACGCAACAGGAAGCGCCAACACAATCCACTGCCAAAGTTTTAATCGCACCATTATTTACACCTACCATTATTTGCAGATCGCTGGTTTCGAGGATTGATGATAAGAGAGTAAATAACTTTAATTGTAAGATATTATACTTAGCACTAATTTTTAGCTGCAAGCATGACAATTTTGACCGAACAAATTCTCTGTTCTGAAGCAGCAATATTTGCTACCGCCGAGTCTCGACACCCAGAACCCTTGCTGTATGGTGTCACAGATGGCAAAGCCGTTGGGACGTACTTGGAACAAAAATTTAGGCTTTATTTAAAGGAAAGGTACGAGTTTATAGATGGTAATTCAGCCAGTGGAATCGACTTTCCAGGGCTACTTATTGATATCAAAGTTACAAGTATTAAACAGCCACAGTCATCTTGTCCTTTCAAATCTGCACGGCAAAAGATTTATGGGCTTGGCTACTCGCTGATGATATTTGTCTATAACAAAACTGACAACAGTATAAATAGGACTGCAAATCTGAATATTTTGCATACGATATATGTAAGTGCTGAAAGAACAGCAGATTTTCAGATGACTCGTGGTATTCGTACTATTCTGGCAAATGAAGGTAATAAAGATGATTTGATAGCGTTCATGCTCGATCGCAACTTACCTATTGATGAAATTGAAGCAGCTAACATAGCAGACGAAATACTTATTAATCCTCCTGCACAGGGATTTTTAACCATTTCTAATGCTTTACAATGGCGGCTCCAATATGGAAGAGTAATTGAGCGTGCTGGTCAAGAAGAAGGAATAATTGCTATTTATAGAGCTAATTTATGATTCATGCTGTTCAAAGAACAAAAATAGAATACGGAGATTTTCAAACACCTTCAGAACTAGCTGAAAAAATATGCTCCAAGTTAGTACAACTTGGAGTCATTCCCGATGTTATAATTGAGCCAACCTGTGGGGTAGGTAATTTTATTGACGCTGCTGCACATTTTTTCCCATCAGTCGATAAGATTATTGGCATTGAAATAAATTCCAATTACTTACAAAAAATTAAAACAAAAGATTTATTTATTAAAAGTACAAGAATTGAGATTAAAAACGCAGATTTTTTTCAATTTAATTGGATTTCACTAATTAACCAATTAAGTGGAAAAATTCTGATTCTTGGTAATTTTCCTTGGGTAACTAATTCACAGCAAGGAACTATTGGCGGGGGGAATTTACCAGAAAAGAATAATTTTCAAAACCATAGCGGTTTAGACGCAATTACAGGTAAGAGCAATTTCGATATTTCAGAATGGATGCTAATTCAGGCTATTCATTGGCTACAGAACCGCGACGGCTACCTAGCGATGCTCTGTAAAACTTCTGTTTCAAGAAAAATATTAAGCTATATTCATTCTAAAAAGCTCAATCTTGTCTACTGTGCAACTTATAAGATAGATACCAAGAAGTATTTTAACGCTAATGTTGAAGCCTGTCTATTGTTTTGCAAGTTTGACTTAGGATCACAAAATTACTTCTGCGATTTATTCAGCAGTCTTGAAGACTCAGATTATCAGAGAATAGGATACCGAGATAATGTTCTTGTTAGAGATGTAGCTTCTTTTGATAAATTGAGGAAACTTTCTGCTAAAAGTATCCAAGCAAAATGGCGTTCTGGGATTAAGCATGACTGCTCAAAAGTAATGGAACTTCGTAAAATAGATAATGTTTTGGTAAATGGTTTCGGAGAATCGGTAGAAATTGAGGATACTTATCTTTTTCCTTTAATAAAAGGCTCTGATGTGGCTCAAAATCGGATAAAGACTACAGAAAAATTTGTTATAGTTCCTCAAAGGTTTGTGGGTGAAGAAACTGATAACATTAAGAATTTAGCTCCTAAAACTTGGCAATATTTAGAGTCTCATGCTAGATATTTAGATGTTAGAAAAAGTAAAATATATCAAAATAACCCTCGCTTTTCTATTTTTGGAGTTGGTTCATACACTTTCGCAGCTTGGAAAATAGCAATTTGTGGACTTTACAAAAAGTTGGATTTTAAATTGATAGGCGAAATAAATAACAAACCTGTTATTTTTGATGATACTGTTTACATTCTTAGCTTTGATAATGAACAAGCTGCATACGAAACATTTAAACTACTGACTTCTCCATTAGCAATAAGCTTTTATTCATCTCTAATCTTTTGGGATGAAAAGCGTCCAATAAAGTCTAGTATCTTAAATAGCTTAAACCTTGCAACACTAGCAGAAGATTTAATAAATAGTAAGACAGTATCCAGCATCAGTTGATCAACTGTTACTTTACATCTGCGTTTATCTGCGTGCATCTGCGGTTAATTAACCAAAACTATTGATCACCGCTTCATACCCTTAAACCGTTCTTGCGCCGTCTTAAATGCCTCTTGCATCACAGATTGAATTTTCTGAGGATCGGGTTTCTTCCCACCCATTAAATCACCAAAATAAACACAAGCACCTTCACCTAAAGCCCAAGTATATGCTGCTGCCCAAGAAGCCGCGATCGCACTGCCAAAACCAGGCACAAATTTAACTAATTCACGCCTTACAGCTTGCGCTACAAAACCACCTGCGATCGCACTCACAACTCCCCCCGCTTGCGATGGTGTCAGCGTTTGCCCATACAATTTTCCTAACAAACCCACCATTGATAATTGCAACGCCGTTAGCACAGGCATACTGGCAAATGGTACAGGTACAACTTCAACTGTCGCCGCCATAATCGCAAACGCCAACATATAACGCCGTCCGACATCTCGGTAAAGATTACCAATTTCTATACCAGCTTTTTCATCTAATAACTCATAAATTGCCCGCGATTCTGCTTCTGGAAGTAATTCTGCTAAAGTATCTCGGAATGCTTCTAAACCATAAAATACTGGGTTGTAACCGTCTTCTTCTAAAGTAAAGTCAAGCATAATAGAGCGATCGCACAAACCAGTAAAAGCTTCCTTAATTGCACTAAAAGCGCGATTTACTTCTTCATACTCTGGGGGATATGTGGGATGATCTGTTACATCCGCAGGATAAGCTTCATGCAAACAAGTAACAGCTAATAAACAGGGAATTTCTGGATACTCCTTTCTTAACTGGCTAGCAATTTTTCGCAGAGTATCAGTAGCAAAATCATTAATCTTAACAGTTAGAATCAACACCCTAGCGCGACGGGTTTGATGTTGTAAATCTCCCACCAGTTCCTCAATCAGCGCCTCAGTTTCCTGGTTGACATCTCCCAGCCCGACTGTATCGGTAAAAATCAGCAACGGCAATTCACCCGAAGGATAGGCATAGCGTTCAGTATTTTGCGTATGGGGACGAAAACCCTGACCGACAATTTCCGCAGAAACGCCTGTAACACCCCGAACAATGGAACTTTTTCCCGCTTGTGGCTTACCAATTAATAACGCTTCTGTGGTAGGTAGTTCCGCGCGTACAGCCTCCAAAATCTCTGCAACTTGAGATTCACTGACGTTAAACCAATTACCCACCATCTGCGGAATATCGGTAGGAACCAATTCCCTCAAACGTCCTGTGGCATTGTTCCAAACACCGCCGATGCGATTTTTCCACGAATTATCAACCGATTTATTCACATCAGTCAATTCATCAGACTGCTGAGAATCAGTTGGGGGCAAGTTAGTATTATTATTTTGCTCAGTCATTTCTGGGCATGGATTACCTGGATACTACCACCAGCATAGAGACTAACCGCACTAGATTTATCTCTCGTTAAGCTGGCATTATTGACATTAAAGCCAAATTTTTCCAATAAGCCAACAAAATCTATCTTAATTAACTTCCAAGCTGTTTCCGTTTCAAACAGTAGAAAAAATAAAGCCAACCCAGGCCAAAATAGCCAATTAGTCGGGGCATGAAAATCTACTACAGCCAATACACCTCCTGGTTTTAATACTCGATATACTTCCTTAAGAATTTGTTGCAACTGCTCTGGCTGCATTTCGTGCATCGCCACACTGGTATGCACTAAATCAAACTGATTGTCAGGAAACGGCATTTCTTCTGCAAATGCCTCCACATACTTAGCTTGAGGGACATTGTTTTGAGCGCGTTTTAGTGATAAAGGTGAGGCATCAAGCCCTGTAACGTTATCAGAGTATTGCACCAGAAATTTTGTTGCTTGACCACTACCGCAACAAAGGTCTAGGATTTTAGTGCTTGAATCAATCGTTAAACCTTCTAAAGCTAACTGGCGAAACCTGGTTTCTCCACCTACAGCCACAGAGGATAGTTGCGCGATCGCATCATACAACCATTGATAGCGGTAACTCCAATCCCTTAAAATCGTTGCCACAATTACCTCCACTATTGAAATTATGTATATTTAATTGCAAATAAAAACTGCTATTACAATATAATTGTTAACATCAGTAACAAATCTGAAAGTTTTTGGGAAGCTATTAGCACTATGGGTCGTGTAGGGGTTTTACTACTAAATTTAGGTGGTCCAGATGAACTAGATGATGTTCGTCACTTTCTGTTTAACCTTTTTTCCGACCCTGAAATCATTCGTATTCCCGTGCCTGCGTTCCAAAAACCCTTGGCATGGTTGATTTCTACCCTGAGAGAGAAGAAATCTAAAGCTAACTATCAAGTGATTGGTGGCGGCTCACCTCTACGAAGAATTACAGAAGCACAAGCACAAGCTTTAAAGGACAAGTTGCAGGAAAAAGGGCAAGATGCTGAGATGTATATCGGAATGCGTTACTGGCATCCTTATACAGAAGAAGCAATTGCCAGTATCAAGCGCGATCGCATCACCAAATTGGTAATCCTGCCTCTTTATCCCCAATTTTCCATCAGTACCAGTGGATCTAGCTTCCGATTACTAGAAAAGCTTTGGCAAGAAGACCCCGCACTGCAACAAATTGAATACACTGTCATTCCTTCCTGGTATCAGCAACCCGATTACTTGCACGCAATGGCGCAAATGACCGCGAAAGAACTCGATCAGTTTTCCAATCCTGACGAAGTTCAGATCTTCTTTAGCGCACATGGTGTTCCTGTCAGCTATGTTGAAGAAGCTGGCGATCCTTACCAGAAAGAAATCGAGGAATGTACCAAGTTAATTATCAAAAACCTTAATCGACCTAATCCCTACACCTTGGCTTATCAAAGTCGGGTAGGTCCTGTAGAGTGGCTCAAACCTTACACCGAAGATGCCATTCCAGAACTCGGTGCTAAAGGTGTTAAAGATTTACTCGTCGTACCAATCAGCTTTGTTTCAGAACACATTGAAACTTTACAAGAAATTGACGTTGAGTACCGCGAATTAGCAGAAGAATCTGGCATCCATAACTTCCATCGTGTGCCAGCTTTAGATACAAATCCTCTGTTTATTGAAGGCTTGGCTAATTTAGTAGTTGATGCACTCGATGCCCCCAGTGTCAAGCTGGCGCAGGTTTCACAACTCAAAAAGAAAGTCAAAATGTATCCCCAAGAGCGTTGGGAGTGGGGCATGACTACAGCAGCAGAAGTTTGGAACGGGCGTTTAGCAATGATTGGCTTTCTTGCTTTAATAATAGAACTAATCAGTGGTCAAGGGCCTTTGCACTTTGTCGGCTTGCTTTAGTAGTTATCAAAGATTTGGGTTTAAAACCCCGTCCTTTAACGCAGTGGAGGACGGCTTTTTACATGGCGCAGGAAAACGAGCTATTAAACTCCTGAGCAACTCAGACTTGTTCATGCCCCGTCTTTGGGCTTCTTCTTCTAGTTGCTGCAATTCATAATCAGTAAGTTTAATTTCTAGGCGACGATTTTTCATAAAACTATACGTGCAAACATCCGTATATACAATATAATATATTTAATATATTGATAGGTCGATTCAATGCTAGTTCTAGAGTATAAAGTTAAAGCAAAACCGCAGCAATATCAGGCTATTGATGAAGCTATCCGAACGGTTCAATTCATCCGTAACAAAGCAATTAGATATTGGATGGACGCACCACAAGATGTCAAAATCAATCGGTTTGCTTTAAATAAATATTCGACTGAACTACGCAATGAGTTTAACTTTGTAAAAGATCTCAACTCAATGGCGGTACAAGCCTCTGCCGAGCGTGGCTGGCTGGCAATTTCTCGATTTTACGATAATTGCAAATCTAGCAAACTAGGGAAAAAAGGCTATCCCAAATTCCAGAAAGATAATCGCTCAGTTGAGTATAAAACTAGCGGTTGGTCACTGCATCCTACAAAGCGACGTATCACGATTACTGATAAAAAAGGTATTGCTGAACTTAGATTGTTGGGAAAATGGGATATTCACACTTACCCTGTTAAATCTATTAAACGGGTTAGATTAATCCGTCGCGCAAATGGTTACTATTGCCAATTTTGTGTTGATGTTGAATGTATTGATATTCAGCCTTTAACGGGTAATGAGATTGGTTTAGATGTAGGCTTAGAGTCGTTTTGTACTGACTCAAATGGACATCAAGAACCAAACCCTAAGTTTTTACGCTCATCTGAAGCTGATATTAAACACGCTCAACGTCAAATATACAAAAAGCATAAAGGTTCAAGTAATCGTCGCAAAGCAAGAACTAAATTTTCTAAGAAACATTTAAGGGTAAATAGGCAACGTACCGAACACGCCAAAAAGTTAGCGCGTCACGTTTGCAAGTCTAACGATTTAGTAGCCTATGAAGACTTAAAGGTAGCAAATATGCTCAAAAATCACTGTTTAGCTAAGTCTATTTCTGATGCTAGTTGGTATCAATTTAGGCAGTGGTTAGAGTATTTCGCTACCAAGTTTGGAAAATTAGCTGTTGCCGTCCCTCCCCACTACACATCACAAGAATGTAGCCAGTGCAAACGAGTTGTTAAAAAGGCTCTCAGTACTAGAACTCATGTTTGTGTCTGTGGCTGTAATCTGCACAGGGACGAGAATGCGGCAATCAACATTTTGCTTAAAGCAAAATCTAGGGGAGGGCATCCCCAAAGTAAAGCTTCAGGAGTCGGAACCGCTACTCTGCTTGGGGCAACCCTGGTTGAGCAAGTTCTAACGTTGAATGAAGAATCTCTGTGGCTTTAGCCCAGAGAGTGTCAAATCTATAAGCATCAAGTATTTCAGCCAATTGTTGAAAATAATGCACAATCCTAAATATTCATGCTTGTCTTAACATATTGGAAATGATTTTTACTAACTCAACTGGGTCTACAGGCTTGGCAATATGTCGTTGAAATCCGGCGGCTAGAGCTTGTTGCTGGTCTATTTCCCCTGCATAGGCAGTCAGA contains:
- a CDS encoding type II restriction enzyme NspV-like protein, which produces MIHAVQRTKIEYGDFQTPSELAEKICSKLVQLGVIPDVIIEPTCGVGNFIDAAAHFFPSVDKIIGIEINSNYLQKIKTKDLFIKSTRIEIKNADFFQFNWISLINQLSGKILILGNFPWVTNSQQGTIGGGNLPEKNNFQNHSGLDAITGKSNFDISEWMLIQAIHWLQNRDGYLAMLCKTSVSRKILSYIHSKKLNLVYCATYKIDTKKYFNANVEACLLFCKFDLGSQNYFCDLFSSLEDSDYQRIGYRDNVLVRDVASFDKLRKLSAKSIQAKWRSGIKHDCSKVMELRKIDNVLVNGFGESVEIEDTYLFPLIKGSDVAQNRIKTTEKFVIVPQRFVGEETDNIKNLAPKTWQYLESHARYLDVRKSKIYQNNPRFSIFGVGSYTFAAWKIAICGLYKKLDFKLIGEINNKPVIFDDTVYILSFDNEQAAYETFKLLTSPLAISFYSSLIFWDEKRPIKSSILNSLNLATLAEDLINSKTVSSIS
- a CDS encoding class I SAM-dependent methyltransferase; amino-acid sequence: MATILRDWSYRYQWLYDAIAQLSSVAVGGETRFRQLALEGLTIDSSTKILDLCCGSGQATKFLVQYSDNVTGLDASPLSLKRAQNNVPQAKYVEAFAEEMPFPDNQFDLVHTSVAMHEMQPEQLQQILKEVYRVLKPGGVLAVVDFHAPTNWLFWPGLALFFLLFETETAWKLIKIDFVGLLEKFGFNVNNASLTRDKSSAVSLYAGGSIQVIHAQK
- a CDS encoding YcjF family protein, which codes for MTEQNNNTNLPPTDSQQSDELTDVNKSVDNSWKNRIGGVWNNATGRLRELVPTDIPQMVGNWFNVSESQVAEILEAVRAELPTTEALLIGKPQAGKSSIVRGVTGVSAEIVGQGFRPHTQNTERYAYPSGELPLLIFTDTVGLGDVNQETEALIEELVGDLQHQTRRARVLILTVKINDFATDTLRKIASQLRKEYPEIPCLLAVTCLHEAYPADVTDHPTYPPEYEEVNRAFSAIKEAFTGLCDRSIMLDFTLEEDGYNPVFYGLEAFRDTLAELLPEAESRAIYELLDEKAGIEIGNLYRDVGRRYMLAFAIMAATVEVVPVPFASMPVLTALQLSMVGLLGKLYGQTLTPSQAGGVVSAIAGGFVAQAVRRELVKFVPGFGSAIAASWAAAYTWALGEGACVYFGDLMGGKKPDPQKIQSVMQEAFKTAQERFKGMKR
- a CDS encoding GTPase family protein is translated as MVRLKLWQWIVLALPVASIIGFLLVAAGLQIHEWRINWIWGIFTVILLGWRWLLVKWTQPMVDEMESVIAQVSKDLASASGDAKLQAEGNDTASKAEVALQEILTTAQSDRPIWEDWQTFWQRCQELVAAIAQIYNPELKYPLLNIYIPQVYTLIRGTVDDLDRWIQQLSPALNQATVGQAYEAYEVYRKLEPSARKLWQVWNWAQWVLNPVAAVAKTATKPYNNQASQQLLVNVSQLLREAALRNLCRQAIALYSGDTLTTTELSVPSPTLPKAKTQTLRDILTKAEPVEQVEQKPVNIILAGRTGAGKSSLINTLFQADLAEVDILPSTDKIQNYHWQVETGETLTLWDTPGYEQVNREDLREQVIDYATTADLLLLVTPALDPALQMDVDFLKEINKEVKDLPAIAIVTQVDRLRPIREWQPPYDWEWGEKPKEVAIREATQYRAELLADLCDFVLPVVTGDMKTNRVAWGVDALSLALMDAIAPTKQLRLARFLRNLEARTVAAAKIIDRYTFQMATTQGLTALLKSPVLQFLTTLTTGSPALAYMLAEQIPVEQLPVVIGKLQMAYDLFSLLNAGDSKAVNFDLLSLWSLVLENSVTPERNAWAFGHALVEYWTRKLTIEQLRERFNYYLQQA
- a CDS encoding ribbon-helix-helix domain-containing protein; translated protein: MKNRRLEIKLTDYELQQLEEEAQRRGMNKSELLRSLIARFPAPCKKPSSTALKDGVLNPNL
- a CDS encoding RNA-guided endonuclease InsQ/TnpB family protein → MLVLEYKVKAKPQQYQAIDEAIRTVQFIRNKAIRYWMDAPQDVKINRFALNKYSTELRNEFNFVKDLNSMAVQASAERGWLAISRFYDNCKSSKLGKKGYPKFQKDNRSVEYKTSGWSLHPTKRRITITDKKGIAELRLLGKWDIHTYPVKSIKRVRLIRRANGYYCQFCVDVECIDIQPLTGNEIGLDVGLESFCTDSNGHQEPNPKFLRSSEADIKHAQRQIYKKHKGSSNRRKARTKFSKKHLRVNRQRTEHAKKLARHVCKSNDLVAYEDLKVANMLKNHCLAKSISDASWYQFRQWLEYFATKFGKLAVAVPPHYTSQECSQCKRVVKKALSTRTHVCVCGCNLHRDENAAINILLKAKSRGGHPQSKASGVGTATLLGATLVEQVLTLNEESLWL
- the hemH gene encoding ferrochelatase, translated to MGRVGVLLLNLGGPDELDDVRHFLFNLFSDPEIIRIPVPAFQKPLAWLISTLREKKSKANYQVIGGGSPLRRITEAQAQALKDKLQEKGQDAEMYIGMRYWHPYTEEAIASIKRDRITKLVILPLYPQFSISTSGSSFRLLEKLWQEDPALQQIEYTVIPSWYQQPDYLHAMAQMTAKELDQFSNPDEVQIFFSAHGVPVSYVEEAGDPYQKEIEECTKLIIKNLNRPNPYTLAYQSRVGPVEWLKPYTEDAIPELGAKGVKDLLVVPISFVSEHIETLQEIDVEYRELAEESGIHNFHRVPALDTNPLFIEGLANLVVDALDAPSVKLAQVSQLKKKVKMYPQERWEWGMTTAAEVWNGRLAMIGFLALIIELISGQGPLHFVGLL